Proteins from one Pontibacter korlensis genomic window:
- a CDS encoding TIGR02117 family protein: MQRKITDLLLWLAAATVGATVLFLLAALLLSSITVNEGYAQVQPQEEYIEIFITSNGVHTDIVVPVSTAYIDWRRKLPLPHFGGVDSTYYYVAFGWGDRRFYMETPEWKDLTPGVAITASLWPTRTAMHVEYIRSKLIPTKRQRPLQITPEQYQQLITYIDNSFVQQDNGRYMHISGSGYSGQDTFYEAHGRFYLLKNCNNWVNQGLKSMGVRTAVWAPIPYAIMRHLR; the protein is encoded by the coding sequence GTGCAAAGAAAAATAACAGACCTTTTACTTTGGTTAGCCGCGGCTACAGTGGGCGCAACAGTTCTTTTTCTGCTAGCAGCGCTGTTACTGAGCAGCATAACAGTTAACGAAGGTTACGCTCAGGTACAGCCCCAGGAAGAATACATCGAAATTTTTATTACCTCAAATGGCGTCCATACCGATATTGTAGTGCCTGTATCCACTGCCTACATAGATTGGCGCAGAAAGTTACCACTCCCCCACTTTGGTGGCGTAGATAGTACTTACTACTATGTTGCCTTCGGGTGGGGCGACCGGCGCTTTTACATGGAAACGCCCGAGTGGAAAGACTTAACACCAGGTGTAGCTATTACTGCCTCTCTTTGGCCCACCCGCACAGCCATGCATGTGGAGTATATTCGCTCCAAACTTATTCCTACCAAAAGGCAACGCCCTCTGCAAATTACACCAGAGCAGTACCAGCAGCTGATTACTTATATTGATAATTCTTTTGTGCAACAAGACAATGGGAGGTATATGCACATTAGCGGCTCCGGCTACTCAGGCCAAGACACATTCTACGAAGCTCATGGAAGATTCTACCTTCTAAAGAACTGCAACAATTGGGTAAACCAAGGGCTGAAGAGTATGGGCGTGAGAACTGCAGTATGGGCACCGATACCCTATGCCATTATGCGGCACCTGCGCTAA
- a CDS encoding SDR family oxidoreductase translates to MLEQFSLKGKVVIITGATGVLGEAFSLAVAKAGAKVVVLGRNEERAEARVAAIEAAGGEAMAILGDVTDEAAMVAAREKVLSAWGSIDGLVNAAGGNIPGATISPEQDIFEAKIEDTRKAVDLNLFGTVIPTKVFGKVMAEKGRGSIVNISSITAQRPLTRVLGYTLAKTAIDAYTKWMAVELGQRYGDGIRVNSLAPGVFLTEQNRSLLLNEDGSYTDRAQKFVTNTPFHRLGNPEELTGTLIYLLSDASKFVTGETLLVDGGFSAYSGV, encoded by the coding sequence ATGCTAGAACAGTTTTCATTAAAAGGAAAAGTAGTCATTATTACAGGAGCCACCGGTGTATTGGGAGAAGCCTTCTCCCTTGCGGTTGCCAAGGCGGGTGCCAAAGTAGTAGTCTTAGGGCGTAACGAAGAGCGTGCTGAAGCACGGGTTGCAGCCATTGAAGCAGCAGGAGGCGAAGCCATGGCTATACTGGGAGACGTAACGGATGAAGCCGCAATGGTCGCTGCCAGAGAGAAAGTGCTAAGCGCCTGGGGCAGTATTGATGGCCTTGTGAATGCGGCTGGTGGGAACATTCCTGGAGCAACCATCTCCCCGGAGCAGGATATTTTCGAGGCAAAGATAGAGGACACACGAAAAGCTGTAGACCTGAACTTGTTCGGCACTGTAATACCCACAAAGGTATTTGGTAAAGTAATGGCCGAAAAGGGGAGAGGATCTATTGTAAACATATCATCTATAACCGCACAGCGCCCGCTTACAAGGGTCTTAGGCTACACATTGGCTAAAACGGCTATAGACGCCTATACTAAGTGGATGGCAGTTGAGCTAGGGCAACGTTATGGAGACGGCATACGCGTGAACTCACTTGCGCCAGGTGTGTTCCTAACAGAGCAAAACAGGAGCCTGTTGCTAAACGAGGATGGTAGCTATACAGACAGGGCACAGAAGTTTGTAACAAACACCCCGTTCCACCGACTGGGTAATCCGGAAGAATTAACAGGGACGCTAATTTACCTGCTTAGCGATGCATCCAAGTTTGTTACTGGTGAGACCCTGCTGGTAGATGGAGGCTTCAGCGCCTACAGTGGAGTGTAG
- a CDS encoding nitroreductase family protein, translating into MSTSVENSIAIHTLIENRWSPRAFSNESVSDEQMEALFEAARWAPSAMNEQPWRFIYATKEDEAAFKQLADCLVEGNSWAKKASVLFVSIAKKSYDFNGDPNAYAWHDVGLATGNLLLQATELGLHVHLMGGFNAAKAKEVLGIREGFEPVSMGAVGYVGDPESLPENLKAREMAPRQRKPLNELVFKGEWK; encoded by the coding sequence ATGTCTACATCTGTTGAAAATAGCATAGCCATCCACACTTTAATTGAGAATCGCTGGAGCCCGCGCGCTTTCAGCAATGAGAGCGTGAGTGACGAGCAAATGGAAGCGTTGTTTGAGGCGGCACGCTGGGCACCATCAGCTATGAACGAGCAGCCTTGGCGCTTTATATATGCCACCAAAGAGGATGAAGCAGCTTTTAAACAGCTTGCGGATTGCCTGGTGGAAGGTAACAGTTGGGCAAAGAAAGCCTCTGTGCTATTTGTTTCCATAGCTAAAAAGAGCTACGACTTTAACGGGGATCCGAATGCCTATGCCTGGCACGACGTTGGGCTGGCTACAGGTAACTTACTGCTGCAGGCTACTGAGTTAGGTTTGCACGTACACCTGATGGGCGGTTTTAATGCTGCTAAAGCGAAAGAGGTGCTAGGTATTCGGGAAGGCTTTGAGCCTGTTTCTATGGGTGCTGTTGGTTATGTGGGTGATCCTGAGTCGTTGCCAGAAAACCTAAAGGCAAGAGAGATGGCTCCGCGTCAGCGCAAGCCACTGAATGAACTGGTATTTAAAGGCGAGTGGAAATAA
- a CDS encoding M14 family metallopeptidase, whose translation MIINTLKRFAALCLVLLSMQVALAQQKLQTPAQFLGYELGEQFTTQNRILDYVHYLAAQAPNRMKVEEYGRTYENRPLVLAFVASDENLSRLEQIRENNLRQAKLQSGQVQGDQPAIVWMSYNVHGNESVSSESVMQVMYDLVNPDNAQSRQWLQNTVVILDPMVNPDGRERYVQWYKQASNRGGNASPYAWEHWEPWPGGRPNHYYFDLNRDWAWQTQVESKQRLQVYNNWLPQVHADFHEMGAESPYYFSPAARPFHESITPWQRQFQNIIGDYNREYFDKNNWLYFTRESFDLFYPSYGDTWPTYNGAIGMTYEQGGSGRAGLAYKKSDGDTLTLADRIAHHVAASEATIKATSEKADQLKQEFSKYYSNSLRNPEGEYKSYVIKHTATSAGNLKMLTDYLEQQGIQYGYAGKSGSLRGYNYSNGKTESVRLSPQDVVISMYQPKSVLVKVLFEPKSALEDSLTYDITSWSLPYAYGVQAYAVPGRVDVSNSKPAAPAPAQISIEKPYAYLARWTNLLDLKFMTQLMQQNVKVRMAERPFEINGSRYEVGTLIITRTGNERLGDKFDTTVRELAQKQNIALAATNTGFVSSGADFGSGNVRFLNMPKVAVMTGEGVSPYGFGEVWHFFEQQINYPITVLNTSYFSQVPLQEFDVLILPTGSYSKVLDDKTLEKVQEWVRGGGRLIAMESAAGFLAGKKGFELKKKSEEREEKEADKKSKNPYENLRTYAEREREALEGEVQGSIYRVDLDKTHPLAFGYGDNYFALIRSANTFSFMEDGWNVGVLKKNNHAAGYVGQGAKQKLQDALILGAQEMGRGQVVYLADNPLFRGFWQGGKLLFGNAVFVVGQ comes from the coding sequence ATGATAATAAATACGCTAAAGCGTTTCGCAGCTTTGTGCCTTGTGCTTTTGAGCATGCAGGTAGCCTTGGCTCAGCAGAAATTGCAGACACCAGCCCAGTTCCTGGGTTATGAGTTAGGCGAGCAGTTTACCACACAAAACCGCATCTTGGATTATGTTCACTATTTAGCTGCACAAGCTCCCAACCGCATGAAAGTGGAAGAGTACGGGCGCACCTACGAGAACCGTCCATTGGTGCTAGCCTTTGTGGCCTCTGACGAAAATCTGTCGCGCCTGGAGCAAATTCGGGAGAATAACCTGCGACAGGCGAAGCTACAAAGTGGGCAGGTGCAGGGGGATCAGCCTGCCATTGTGTGGATGAGCTACAATGTGCACGGCAATGAATCGGTTAGTTCGGAATCGGTAATGCAGGTGATGTATGATTTGGTGAACCCAGACAATGCACAAAGCCGTCAGTGGCTGCAAAACACCGTCGTCATTCTGGACCCCATGGTAAACCCCGACGGCCGCGAGCGCTATGTACAGTGGTACAAACAGGCTTCCAACCGCGGAGGCAATGCCTCGCCTTATGCATGGGAGCATTGGGAGCCATGGCCAGGAGGCAGACCAAACCACTACTATTTTGACCTGAACCGCGACTGGGCATGGCAAACGCAGGTGGAGTCGAAGCAGAGGCTACAGGTTTACAATAACTGGTTGCCACAGGTACACGCCGACTTTCACGAAATGGGTGCTGAGTCGCCTTATTACTTCTCGCCGGCTGCCAGACCATTCCACGAGAGCATAACACCTTGGCAGCGTCAGTTCCAGAATATCATAGGCGATTATAATCGCGAATACTTCGATAAAAATAACTGGCTATACTTTACACGCGAAAGCTTCGACCTATTTTATCCAAGTTACGGCGACACATGGCCGACCTATAACGGTGCCATTGGTATGACTTATGAGCAAGGAGGATCAGGCCGTGCGGGCCTAGCTTACAAGAAATCAGATGGCGACACCCTGACATTGGCAGACCGTATTGCGCACCACGTAGCCGCAAGCGAGGCTACCATTAAAGCTACTTCTGAAAAAGCTGATCAATTAAAGCAGGAGTTTAGCAAGTACTATAGCAATAGCCTGCGTAATCCGGAAGGGGAGTATAAATCTTACGTAATAAAGCATACTGCCACCAGTGCTGGTAACCTGAAGATGCTAACAGATTACCTGGAGCAGCAAGGGATACAGTATGGATATGCTGGTAAGAGCGGATCTCTGCGGGGCTACAACTACAGCAATGGCAAAACAGAAAGCGTAAGGCTGTCTCCTCAGGATGTTGTTATCAGCATGTACCAGCCAAAGTCTGTGCTGGTGAAGGTGTTGTTCGAACCAAAATCTGCGCTGGAAGACTCCCTCACATATGATATTACCTCCTGGTCACTTCCTTATGCTTACGGTGTGCAGGCCTATGCGGTGCCAGGCAGAGTAGATGTGAGCAACTCAAAGCCAGCAGCCCCGGCTCCTGCACAGATCAGCATCGAAAAGCCTTATGCTTACCTGGCCCGCTGGACAAACCTGCTGGACCTGAAGTTTATGACACAGTTGATGCAGCAAAATGTAAAAGTGCGCATGGCAGAGCGGCCTTTCGAAATAAACGGCTCAAGGTATGAAGTAGGCACGCTTATCATTACCCGTACTGGCAATGAGCGTTTGGGCGATAAGTTTGATACCACTGTACGTGAGTTAGCGCAAAAACAGAACATAGCACTTGCTGCCACCAATACCGGTTTTGTGAGCAGCGGCGCTGACTTTGGCTCTGGTAATGTTCGTTTCCTTAACATGCCTAAAGTAGCCGTGATGACCGGGGAGGGTGTTTCGCCTTATGGATTCGGGGAAGTGTGGCACTTCTTTGAGCAGCAGATAAATTACCCGATCACGGTGCTGAACACTTCATACTTCAGCCAGGTGCCGCTACAGGAATTTGACGTACTGATTCTACCAACAGGCTCCTACAGCAAAGTGTTGGACGACAAAACACTTGAAAAAGTGCAGGAGTGGGTACGCGGTGGTGGCAGGCTGATTGCCATGGAGAGCGCAGCAGGTTTCCTGGCTGGTAAGAAAGGTTTTGAGTTGAAGAAAAAAAGTGAAGAGCGTGAGGAGAAGGAAGCTGATAAAAAGAGCAAGAACCCTTATGAAAACCTGCGCACTTACGCTGAGCGTGAGAGAGAGGCCCTGGAAGGAGAGGTGCAAGGTAGTATCTACCGTGTAGACCTGGACAAGACTCATCCGCTAGCTTTTGGCTATGGCGACAACTACTTTGCTCTTATCCGTTCTGCCAACACCTTTAGCTTTATGGAAGATGGGTGGAACGTAGGTGTACTGAAGAAAAACAACCACGCCGCTGGTTATGTGGGCCAGGGAGCCAAGCAGAAACTGCAGGATGCTCTTATACTCGGTGCACAAGAGATGGGCAGAGGACAAGTAGTTTACCTAGCAGACAACCCGCTCTTCCGTGGTTTCTGGCAGGGAGGTAAGCTACTCTTCGGAAACGCTGTTTTTGTTGTAGGGCAGTAG
- the thiL gene encoding thiamine-phosphate kinase, with product MSEYTPLSAVGEFGLIRKIKEKIELRNESTITGIGDDAAVLEPKEKQVVVSSDMLLEGVHFDLTFCPLKHLGYKAVAVNVSDIAAMNAKPTQITVNIAVGARFTVEAVEELYEGIRLACESYKVDLVGGDTTSSAAGLVISVTALGEAAPDQLVYRNGAKLNDLVCVTGDLGAAYMGLQILEREKQAFIANPDMQPELEDKQYIVGRQLRPEARMDVIYDLKERGIKPTSMIDISDGLASELFHICSQSKVGATVFKDNLPADPQMLETAVEFNMDPLTCIMNGGEDYELLFTVPLSAYDELKNHPDITIIGKITEESEGVNLATKTGQVFPLKAQGWSHF from the coding sequence ATGAGCGAATATACTCCTTTAAGTGCCGTAGGCGAGTTTGGCCTGATCCGGAAGATCAAAGAGAAGATCGAGCTTCGTAATGAGTCCACTATCACAGGCATTGGTGACGATGCAGCTGTGCTGGAGCCAAAAGAGAAGCAAGTGGTAGTGTCGTCTGATATGCTGCTGGAAGGCGTGCACTTCGACCTTACCTTCTGTCCTCTCAAGCACCTGGGCTATAAGGCTGTGGCTGTAAATGTGTCAGACATTGCTGCCATGAATGCTAAGCCTACGCAGATTACCGTAAACATTGCCGTTGGTGCACGCTTTACCGTAGAGGCCGTGGAAGAGCTTTATGAAGGCATCCGTTTGGCCTGCGAAAGCTACAAAGTGGATTTGGTAGGCGGCGACACTACTTCCTCTGCCGCTGGCCTGGTAATTAGTGTTACAGCCCTTGGCGAGGCAGCCCCAGACCAACTTGTGTACCGTAATGGTGCTAAGCTAAACGACCTGGTATGTGTAACAGGCGACTTAGGTGCGGCCTATATGGGCTTGCAGATACTGGAGCGGGAGAAGCAGGCATTTATTGCTAACCCGGACATGCAGCCAGAGTTGGAGGACAAGCAGTACATCGTGGGTCGCCAATTGCGCCCTGAGGCTCGTATGGATGTGATTTATGACCTGAAGGAGCGCGGCATCAAACCAACCTCTATGATTGATATTTCAGACGGGCTTGCTTCAGAGTTGTTCCACATCTGCAGCCAGTCTAAGGTAGGGGCCACAGTATTTAAAGACAACCTGCCTGCTGACCCGCAGATGCTGGAGACAGCCGTGGAATTCAACATGGACCCACTGACCTGCATCATGAACGGTGGCGAAGACTATGAATTGCTCTTTACTGTACCCCTGTCAGCCTACGATGAGCTAAAAAACCACCCAGACATCACCATTATTGGCAAAATAACTGAAGAAAGTGAAGGCGTTAACCTGGCTACTAAAACCGGACAGGTCTTCCCGCTGAAAGCACAGGGCTGGAGCCATTTTTAA
- a CDS encoding pirin family protein has protein sequence MSKKVIHKANTRGHANHGWLNSHHTFSFARYYNPERMGFGLLRVLNDDVVAPGMGFGTHPHDNMEIVSIPISGSLAHQDSTGTQEVIRTNEVQIMSAGSGLTHSEYNGSKTEPVNFLQIWVFPKEQDIDPRYGQKAFKPEDRENKLQTVISPEKDGEALWINQDAWFTLGTLKNGFSEEYTFYKPGNGLYAFVIDGEVEVDGEKLSKRDGMGISEVDKVSIKASGDAELLLMEIPMK, from the coding sequence ATGAGCAAGAAAGTAATTCATAAAGCAAATACACGCGGCCATGCTAACCATGGCTGGCTGAACTCTCACCACACCTTCAGCTTTGCACGTTATTATAATCCTGAGCGCATGGGCTTCGGTCTGCTGCGCGTGCTGAACGATGACGTGGTGGCTCCTGGCATGGGCTTTGGGACACACCCTCACGATAATATGGAAATCGTTTCGATTCCAATCTCAGGCTCACTAGCACACCAGGATAGCACGGGTACACAAGAGGTAATCCGCACGAACGAGGTGCAGATTATGTCGGCAGGTAGTGGACTGACGCATTCAGAATACAATGGCTCCAAAACAGAACCTGTGAACTTTTTACAGATCTGGGTGTTCCCTAAAGAGCAGGATATTGATCCGCGCTATGGCCAGAAAGCCTTTAAGCCGGAAGACCGAGAGAATAAACTGCAAACGGTTATCTCTCCTGAAAAAGACGGAGAAGCCCTTTGGATAAACCAGGATGCATGGTTTACCCTGGGCACACTGAAAAATGGCTTCTCTGAGGAGTATACATTCTATAAGCCTGGTAACGGCCTCTACGCTTTTGTGATAGATGGAGAAGTGGAAGTAGATGGAGAGAAGCTGAGCAAGCGCGACGGCATGGGCATTAGCGAGGTAGATAAAGTTTCGATCAAGGCCTCAGGTGATGCAGAGCTGTTATTAATGGAAATTCCCATGAAATAG
- a CDS encoding DUF4403 family protein gives MENSIRIHVPVSVSYTALEGVLKSQLIGKYIPKPEKEVDSSPYAQILDVGIGGSSSGPNRIVLRLKIKILRTVMKRDQVDLYVLATLKYDNSSQLLYVQQFQLTSRTSSGLYNTALEVLVNNVAYNQILSKARVPVKDIINQELIKVNAMLEQGLDLKGIKLMGAVDEVTILDIAPRPDKVTFSVELKGNAEANILDLSKLLGSR, from the coding sequence ATGGAGAATTCTATAAGAATCCACGTTCCTGTATCTGTTTCATACACCGCCTTGGAAGGTGTACTGAAAAGCCAGCTAATTGGAAAATACATTCCCAAACCAGAGAAAGAAGTTGACTCTTCTCCTTACGCGCAAATACTGGATGTTGGAATTGGTGGGAGCAGCTCTGGCCCCAATAGAATTGTGCTCCGGCTCAAGATCAAAATACTCCGGACAGTCATGAAGCGTGACCAGGTAGATCTCTATGTGCTGGCCACGCTTAAGTATGACAACTCCTCACAGCTACTGTATGTACAGCAGTTCCAGCTAACTTCCAGAACGAGCAGCGGACTTTATAATACTGCTCTAGAAGTCTTAGTGAACAATGTAGCCTATAACCAGATTCTCAGTAAGGCCAGAGTTCCCGTAAAAGACATCATCAACCAAGAGCTGATAAAAGTTAATGCTATGCTTGAGCAAGGATTAGATCTGAAAGGAATAAAGCTTATGGGAGCTGTAGATGAAGTAACTATCCTGGACATTGCACCGCGGCCCGACAAGGTGACCTTTTCGGTTGAACTTAAAGGAAATGCAGAAGCCAACATATTGGACCTTTCTAAACTTTTAGGATCCCGATAA
- a CDS encoding SH3 domain-containing protein — protein sequence MQNIFSKISAFLIIFFAVLAEPACAQVDNLTLAKADSLFEKQRYSDAFVLYEQLLEQEQHYSPQMLLKMAYIKEGLRDYTSAMYYLHLFYTKEPSRSTLKKMEELAQAHRLQGYEYNDLQFFKTQFSKYYMRILELLLLAAVITVTIMLFSWRRGHRFTKPFKIGFMLYLLFILYYINFLNLGDEGIIKSSQVAIMSAPSAGANWVATASQGHKVPITGEQDIWFEIKWKGEKAYIRKSNLLELP from the coding sequence ATGCAAAACATCTTCTCTAAAATATCTGCCTTTTTGATTATTTTTTTTGCTGTTTTGGCAGAACCAGCTTGTGCTCAGGTAGATAATCTAACACTGGCTAAAGCAGATTCTTTGTTTGAGAAACAACGGTATTCTGATGCTTTTGTTCTGTATGAGCAATTATTGGAGCAGGAACAGCATTATTCGCCCCAAATGCTGCTGAAGATGGCCTATATCAAAGAAGGCCTCCGCGACTACACCAGCGCCATGTATTACCTGCACCTGTTCTATACAAAAGAGCCAAGCCGCTCTACGCTTAAAAAAATGGAGGAATTGGCACAGGCGCACCGCCTGCAAGGGTATGAGTACAACGACCTGCAGTTTTTCAAAACACAGTTCAGTAAATACTACATGCGTATACTGGAGCTGCTATTGCTGGCAGCGGTGATTACGGTAACCATTATGCTGTTTAGCTGGCGCAGGGGGCACAGGTTTACTAAACCTTTCAAAATTGGTTTTATGCTGTACCTGCTGTTTATACTGTACTACATCAACTTCCTGAACCTTGGAGATGAGGGTATCATCAAGAGTAGCCAGGTAGCTATTATGTCGGCTCCCTCTGCAGGGGCAAATTGGGTTGCTACTGCCTCACAAGGGCATAAAGTACCCATCACGGGCGAGCAGGATATCTGGTTTGAGATAAAGTGGAAGGGGGAGAAGGCTTACATTCGTAAAAGTAACCTACTTGAGCTGCCGTAG
- the rlmD gene encoding 23S rRNA (uracil(1939)-C(5))-methyltransferase RlmD, whose product MRNKSKKKKFEILEQVRIEEMVAEGKCLARHNNMVIFVGGVAPGDVVDLRITRKKKSFMEAEAVAFHELSELRVQPFCEHFGTCGGCKWQHIGYDTQLFYKQKQVKDNLERIAKVPLPEFDPILGSEKTRYYRNKLEYTFSNTSWLTKEQIQSGQEFDRNALGFHIPGRFDKILDIKHCYLQPDPSNAIRLEVRAYAKQHDLPFFDIVKQEGYMRNLIIRTANTGEVMVIVQVYEDRPEVMEALMQHLATTFPEITSLQYVVNSKGNETFHDLEVVCYKGLPYIHEDMEGIKFRVGPKSFYQTNADQAYELYKKTRELANLTGDELVYDLYTGAGTIANFVAKQAREVIGIEYVPSAIEDAKINSQINNITNTTFYAGDMKDILSDELIERHGRPDVVITDPPRAGMHEDVVKKLLQVHPNRIVYVSCNPATQARDVDWLSEKYDVTRVQPVDMFPQTHHVENIVLLTAR is encoded by the coding sequence GTGAGAAATAAGAGCAAGAAGAAGAAATTTGAGATACTCGAGCAAGTACGCATCGAGGAGATGGTGGCGGAGGGCAAATGCCTGGCGCGCCATAATAACATGGTGATTTTTGTGGGTGGTGTGGCCCCCGGCGACGTGGTGGACCTGCGCATAACCCGCAAAAAGAAGAGCTTTATGGAGGCTGAGGCCGTTGCTTTTCATGAGTTGTCGGAGCTGCGTGTGCAACCGTTTTGCGAGCACTTCGGCACCTGCGGCGGCTGTAAGTGGCAGCACATTGGCTATGACACACAGCTGTTCTATAAGCAGAAACAGGTAAAAGATAACCTGGAGCGCATTGCTAAGGTGCCGCTTCCGGAATTTGATCCTATACTTGGCTCTGAGAAAACACGCTACTACCGCAATAAGCTGGAGTATACTTTCTCTAACACCAGCTGGCTTACCAAAGAGCAGATACAGTCGGGGCAGGAGTTCGACCGTAACGCTTTGGGCTTTCACATCCCAGGCCGCTTCGATAAGATCCTCGACATCAAGCATTGCTATCTGCAGCCAGATCCTTCAAACGCTATTCGTCTGGAGGTAAGGGCGTATGCTAAGCAGCACGACCTGCCGTTCTTTGACATCGTGAAGCAGGAAGGCTATATGCGCAACCTGATTATCCGTACAGCCAATACAGGCGAGGTAATGGTGATCGTGCAGGTGTATGAAGACAGGCCGGAGGTAATGGAGGCGCTGATGCAGCACCTTGCCACGACTTTCCCGGAGATCACATCGCTGCAGTATGTTGTAAACTCCAAAGGCAACGAAACCTTCCACGACCTGGAGGTAGTGTGCTACAAAGGGTTGCCGTACATCCACGAAGATATGGAAGGCATCAAGTTCAGAGTGGGGCCAAAGTCGTTCTACCAAACCAATGCTGATCAGGCTTACGAGCTCTACAAGAAGACGCGTGAGCTGGCTAACCTGACCGGCGATGAGCTGGTGTATGACCTTTATACCGGAGCCGGTACCATTGCAAACTTTGTAGCGAAGCAGGCACGTGAAGTGATCGGTATCGAGTATGTTCCGAGCGCGATTGAGGATGCTAAGATCAACTCACAGATCAATAACATCACCAACACCACCTTCTACGCCGGTGATATGAAAGACATCTTGTCGGATGAGCTGATCGAGCGCCACGGCAGGCCGGATGTGGTGATTACAGACCCGCCACGCGCCGGTATGCACGAAGATGTAGTGAAAAAGCTGCTGCAGGTGCACCCGAACCGTATTGTGTACGTGAGCTGTAACCCAGCCACGCAGGCCCGCGATGTGGATTGGCTGTCAGAGAAGTATGATGTAACGCGTGTGCAGCCGGTAGATATGTTCCCGCAGACACACCACGTAGAGAATATTGTATTGTTAACAGCTAGATAG
- a CDS encoding SDR family oxidoreductase, translating to MKNKVVLITGGTSGIGKALAFAFGHAGAKVAVSGRNQQNLDQTSQELSAAGIDNLAVKADVSVEEQCQRMVQETVQKYGRLDVLINNAGISMRALFEDLDLDVIRKVMDINFWGTVYSTKYALPYIKQAKGSIVGISSIAGYRGLPARTGYSASKFAMHGFLETLRTELLHSGVHVLLACPGFTASNIRNTALAANGQQQGETPREEEKMMSAEEVAERILKATIQRKRDLVMTTQGKLAVWVNKLFPSLADKLVYNVMAKEKDSPLKK from the coding sequence ATGAAGAATAAAGTAGTGCTGATTACCGGCGGCACGTCGGGTATTGGCAAGGCACTGGCCTTTGCTTTTGGCCATGCGGGAGCCAAAGTAGCCGTATCAGGCCGCAACCAGCAGAACCTCGACCAGACAAGCCAGGAGCTGAGTGCAGCAGGCATCGACAATCTGGCTGTGAAAGCAGACGTAAGTGTGGAAGAGCAGTGCCAGCGCATGGTGCAGGAGACGGTACAAAAGTATGGCCGTCTGGATGTACTCATCAACAATGCCGGTATTTCGATGCGTGCCCTTTTTGAGGATCTGGACCTGGACGTGATTCGTAAGGTGATGGACATTAACTTCTGGGGCACTGTGTACAGCACGAAGTATGCGCTGCCATACATCAAGCAAGCCAAAGGATCTATCGTTGGTATCTCTTCTATCGCTGGCTACCGTGGCTTACCTGCCCGCACGGGATACTCTGCCTCTAAATTCGCGATGCATGGCTTCCTGGAAACGCTGCGCACGGAGCTGCTGCACTCTGGGGTGCACGTACTGCTTGCCTGCCCAGGCTTTACTGCCTCCAACATCCGCAACACTGCCCTGGCCGCCAATGGTCAGCAGCAAGGTGAAACACCACGTGAGGAAGAAAAAATGATGAGTGCCGAGGAAGTAGCCGAACGCATCCTGAAAGCCACCATTCAGCGCAAACGCGACTTGGTAATGACCACGCAGGGCAAGCTAGCAGTTTGGGTAAACAAACTCTTCCCTAGCCTGGCTGATAAGCTGGTATATAACGTGATGGCGAAAGAAAAAGACTCGCCGCTGAAGAAGTAG